From Elusimicrobiota bacterium:
AGAAGCAGGGCTTCCACTTTTGGGCTTTGGTGAAGGAGCGCGGCGAGCGCATCCCCTTGGCGTACGTGCTGGAGTCGCAGAATTTCATGGGCCTGGACATCGCGCTGACGCGGGAGGTCCTGGTGCCGCGGCCGGAGACGGAGGAGCTGGTTGCCGAGGCGCAAAGCCGCCTGCGCTCTTTGAGCCGGCCTAATCCCGTCATCCTGGAGATCGGCACGGGCACGGGCTGTGTGGCCATCGCCTTGGCCAAGAGCGTCCCGGGGGCCATGGTCTATGCCACGGAGATCAGCCCTGCCGCTTTGGAGTTGGCCCAGAGGAACGCGGCGAAGCATGGGGTGAGCCGCAGCATCCGCTTCCTCCACGAAGACCTTTTCAAGCCGGCGGGCAAGGCTTCGGGCTGGGCGGATTTGGTGGTGTCGAACCCTCCCTACATACCTTCGGCCGAGATCGACGGGCTTGAGCCGGAGGTGCGCAACGAGCCGCGCTTGGCTTTGGATGGGGGCAAGGACGGTCTCGACGCCATCCGCGCCATCGCGGCGGACGCGCCGCAGCGCATCAAGAAGGACGGCTTTTTGCTCCTCGAGATCGGCGCTGCGCAGGGGCCCGCGGTCCGGGATATCCTGGCCAAGGCCGGCGGTCGGGAAGTCGAGGTCCGCAAGGACCTTCAGGGCCTGGACCGCATCGCGGTCGCGCGGTTCTGAGCGCACCCTCCGTCCCGCCTTGGCCTTTATGTATAATTCTCCAACGTAATCATGGACCGCTTCATCATCGACGGCGGCGCGCCCCTGCGCGGCACCATCCATATCAGCGGCTCGAAGAACTCCGCGCTCCCCATCCTGTTCGCCACCTTGCTCACCGACGAGCCCTGCGTCCTGGAGAACGTCCCCACCAAGCTGCGCGACATCCGGCTGACCATCCGGGTGCTCGAGGCCATCGGCAAATGCGTGGATGTCTCCGGCTCCCGCGTCTTCGTCCACGCGGACAAACCCCTCAAGACCCGCGCTCCCTACGACCTGGTCAAGCAGATGCGCGCCTCGGTCCTCGTGGCCGGGCCCCTGCTGGCCCGCTTCGGCTGGGTGCGCGTGCCCATCCCCGGAGGCTGCGCCATCGGCGTTCGGCCCATCGACATCCACATCAAAGGATTCGAAGACCTCGGCGCCCGGCGCGTCCTCGAGCAGGGGGACCTCATCCTCGACTCGCCCATGCGGCCCGGCCGCGTGCATTTCAAATTCCCCAGCGTGGGCGCCACCGAGAACCTGATGATGGCCGCGGCGGCCCTGGACGGGACCACCGTCATCCTCAACGCGGCCCGCGAGCCCGAGATCGAGGACCTCGGCGGTTTCCTCACCGCGATGGGCGCTCGGGTCAGCGGAGCCGGCACCTCCGCCATCACCATCCGCGGCTCCCGGGCCCTGCGCGGGGCCAAGCACAGCGTCATCCCCGACCGCATAGAGACCGGCACCTTCATGCTCGCGGCCGCGGCGACTCAGGGCAGCCTGCTTCTGGCGGGCACGGAGTCCGCCCATCTCAAGGCCCTCATCGCCAAGATGCGCGCGGCCGGGGCCACGGTGCGCGAAGGCCGCGGCCACATCGCCGTCTCCATGAAGGGCCGCCCCAAGCCCGCCTCCATCGTCACCGCTCCGCACCCGGGCTTCCCCACCGACCTCCAGGCCCCCTGGATGGCCTGGATGAGCCTGGCCCAAGGCGCCAGCCGCATCAGGGAGGCGGTCTTCGAGAACCGCTTCATGCACGCGGCCGAGCTCGCCCGCATGGGCGCGCGCATCGCGGTCTCCGGCGAGACCGCCGCGGTCCAAGGCGTGGAGGGGCTCAGCGGAGCCCCCATCATGGCCTCGGACCTGCGCGCCGGCGCGGCTCTCCTGGTCGCCGCTTTGGCCGCGCGGGGCCGTACCGCGGTGGCGCGCGTCTATCACATCGACCGCGGCTACGAGCGCATCGAGGCCAAGCTGCGCGCGGTCGGAGCGCGCATCAAGCGCGTCAAGACATGACATTCCGGGAGGCTCTGCGCGTCCTCGCCGAGCGGCAGGAGAACCGGATACTCCTCGGCCTGTCGCGAGTGCGGGGCGTCTTGAAGCGCCTGGGAAATCCCCATAAGAATCTGCCCTGTGTCCATGTGGCCGGCACCAACGGCAAGGGCTCGACCTGCGCCATCCTGGAGTCCGTCCTGCGCGCCGAAGGAAAGCGCACCGGGCTCTACCTCTCCCCGCACCTGGAGTCCGTACGAGAGCGCATCCAGGTCGGCGGGGAGATGATCCCGGAGCGGGACTTCGCCCGGCTTCTAGGACGGACTCTCGCCGCCGACACGAAAGATGAGCTCACCTATTTCGAGTTGCTGACCTGCGTCGCGTTCCTGCATTTCCAGGGCAGCCGGGTCGAGGTCGCGGTACTGGAGACCGGCCTCGGCGGCAGGCTCGACGCCACCAACGTAGTTCCCAAGCCCCTGGCCTGCGTCATCAGCTCGATAGACTTCGACCACATGCAGTGGCTGGGCCGGAGCTTGGCGCGCATCGCGGCGGAGAAAGCCGGCATCATCAAGCGCGGGGTCCCGGTGTTCTGTCCGACCCTGCCCGGCGCCGCGCTGTCGGTGGTCAAGAGGACCGCCGGGGCTCTGCGGGCCCCCCTGACCGTGGTGGACCGGCCTTTCCTGACCCGTTCGGTCCATTGGAAGATGAACCGGCAGGTCTTGAGCGACGGCCGCAGGAGCTTCGCGCTGTCTTTGCTGGGATCCCGGCAGGGCGGCAACGCGGCCCTGGCCAAAGCGGTCCTCGACCGCGTCAGCCCAGTGAGCGCGGAGTCCTGGAGCCGGGGCCTGCGGCGGGTGCGGCTGCCCGCCCGCTTCAACGTGCTGACCAAGCACGGCAAGACCGCGGTCGTAGACGGGGCGCATAACCCTGAGGCCATGGGCGAGCTCGCGCGCACTTTGAAGGGTTTCCGCCCGGGCCGGGTGCGCTGGATCCTCGGCCTCATGAAGGACAAGGACAAGGGCGCGGTCGTGGGGCGCATGGCGTCCATGCTCACGGACGCGGTCGCCACCGCCCCGCCAGGCTCCCGGGCCCTGCCCGCGGCTGCGCTGGCCGACGAGCTGCGCCGCCAGGCTCCCCGCGCCTCGGTCCAGGTCGAGGCCGAGGCGGCCGCGGCGGTCCGCGGCTGGCTCTGCGACCCGGCCGCGCCGCGGACCGCCGTGGTGTGCGGCTCTTTCTACTTGGCCGCGGAGGCGCTCAGGATCATCGGGAAGGCGCCGGGAGGCGGTCATGCCTAAGCTCGCTTTCGGCGTGGACGTGGGGGGGACCTTCGCCAAGATCGCGGCCGTGACCCCGACGGGCAAGATCCTGCGCATGGATGAGATCCCGACCGACCCCCATTCCGGGCCGGCCGATTTCGTGGAGCGCATCGCCGACCTGCTACGGGGCTGGGGCCGGCAGGGCCTCAAGGCCGAGGCTTTCGGCTTCGCGGTGGCGGGCGACGTGGATCATGAGCGCGGCCGCCTGCGCCTGACCCCGAACCTTCCCGGCTGGCCGGGCTATCCCTTCCGCGACGCCTTCCGCCGGCGCCTGCGCCTGCCCACGGTCATGGAGAACGACGCCAACGCCGCGGTCTGGGGCGCCTACGTGACCGAGCTCGGGCGCCGGCCGCGCAGCATGATCGGCGTGACCTTGGGCACCGGAGTGGGCGGGGGTCTCGTGATCGACGGCCGCCTCCTGCGCGGAGCCACCGGCACCGCCGGCGAGATCGGCCATACCAAAGTCGCCTCGCCGGGCGAGCCCTGCCGCTGCGGCTCCCGGGGCTGTCTCGAGGCCTACGCCGGCACCTATGGGATCCTGCGCCTGGCGCGCCGGCTCCTGCGCGCCCGGCCGGGCCGGGGCCGCCTGTTGCGGGACCTGTGCCCCAACCTCAAAGCCCTGACCCCGAAGGTGCTCAAGGCTGCGGCCGAACGCGGCGACGACCTTGCGGCCGAGGTCTGGGAGCGGACCGGGATCATGCTGGGCCTGGGCCTGGCCGATGCCGTCATGCTCGTCAATCCCGAGGTCCTCATTCTCCTGGGAGGCGTGTCCCGGGCCGGGGATCGGCTCCTGGGCCCGGTGCGCCGCGTGTTCCGCGGCCGGCCCTTCGGCACGGCCTTGCGCGCGGTCAGGCTGCGCTGCGCGGCCAACCCTGACGGCGGCTGCGTGGGCGCGGCGCTGCTGGCCTCGGAGGAGTCCTGATCCTCACCGACCTGCTGCTGGCCTCTCTGCTGGGCTGCGCGGGCCGGGCCGCGGCGGCCCCGGCCTCCCCGTCAGCGTCCACTTCGACCTACGAGCTGCCCGCGGCCCCCGCGGACTCGCACCTGGACTTCACGGCGGAGCACCTGGACTACGACCGCGACAAGGCGCTCATCCATCTCAAGGGCGACGTGCGCGTCAAGGAGTCCACCTGGACGCTCAAGGGCTCCGAGCTCTGGATCGACACGGCGCGCCACCGGGGCCGCTCAGAGGGGTTCCTGTTCATCGACGACGGGGTCAGCGCCGTGACCGGCACATCTGGCGACTTCGACTTCGTGGACCACACCGGTGAACTCTTCAACGCCTCGGCCGGCTACGGAGACTGGCGGGTCCACGCCCGGAGCCTGGTGCTCGACGAAAAACGCCGCCTCCACTACACCGGCGCGGACTTCACGAGCTGCAGCTACGTCCCGCCGCACTACCATCTCCACGCCAGCCGCATGACCGTGGTGCCGGGCAATTATATGTTCGGGCGCAACGTGGTGTATTTCCTCGGCAAGATGCCCTTGTTCTACATGCCGCTCGTCTATAAATCCCTCTCCAAGACCCACTTGCTGCGCTTCAAGGTCCAGCCCGGTTTCGACCACCGCAACGGCGGCTTCCTCAAGGGCACCCTCGTGACCGACCACTCCAGGACCTGGCGCACCAAGCTCTTCCTCGACTACTACACCACGATGGGAGTCGGCACCGGCGGAGAGCTCTGGCACCGCGACGGCGAGGACGCGCGCGGGGTCCTGGCGGGCTACCACATCCACGAAGCCAAAGGCGGGGCCGAGCGCTGGTCCGTCACCGGCGACCTCTACCAGGCCTTCGCCAGCTCATTCGCGGTGCAAGGCCGCGTGCAGGTGATGAACGACGCGTTTTTCAACAACGATTACGCCCGTTCCAGCCTCTTCCCCGTCACGCCGAACCTCATGAACAACGGGGCCTTGGTCTACCGGCTCCCCCAGGTGACGTCCCGCCTGAGCTACTCCCGCGAGGACGACGCCATCTCCACCCACACCTTCGTGAAGACCGCGGAGAGCGCGCCCAGGCTCGACGTGAATTCGGCGCAGCTCAAGTTCCTGGGGCTGCCCTGGCTCAATACCCTCTCCGGCTTCGCGGACAATACCTATCTCAGAGGCCGCTCCTTCATCCAGAAATCGGTCGGCGGCACCTGGGAGATCACGCGCGCCTTCAAGCTCTCTCGGACCGTAAGCTTCACGCCGCGCGCCAATTACAGCGATGTTTATTACAACCAGACGCTGGCGACCAGCACCGGGACCGTCAACCCGCGCGACATCACCGTGGGGCGCTATCTCGCCGCCGGCACCCTGCGAATGAGGAATCTGGCCGGAGACCTCGATATCACGCAGACCTATTCGCGGCGTTTCGTGCCGGATTCGTTCACCGTTGACACCAGCGCCGACGACTACGGCGTGGAGACCAACCTGGTTTCGGTCGTGCAGACCTACCGTCCCACGCGCCTGGTGCTGGCGCGGGTGGGTTCCGGCTACGACTTCCGGGAGTTCCGCAGCCACGCCGTGGGCTTCCACGACAGCCTGCAGCCCATCCAGACCGACGTGATCCTCACGCCCGGTAATGACTTCAATCTCGCCCTCCGCGACGACTACCTGCTCGGGACCGGCAACCGCAACACCATCTTCAACGCCACCGTGGGCGACGAGCTGAAGACTTTCCTTACCGCGGGAGTGGGCTACAACCTGGCCCAGGCCGAACGCTACTATCTCAACACCGAGTTCGGCTGGTCGAACTCGTCCGGGACCCTGCACGTCACCGCGGCTCTGCGCTCCTCGGTCCTCACGCCGGGAGGGTTCCAGCGGCTGCACTCTTTTTACGTCTTCGACCGGGAAGCGCAGGTGGTCAAGCGCTGGCACGACTACTATACCAAGCTGACCTGCCGGTTCCGGCCCGGCAATGTCAGGGAGTTCGGCATCCGCATCGAGATGAAGTTCAGAGGCTTCGATGCGGAACAGCAGAAGGTCCATGACTGGGAATCGGAGTGGTTCCCGGAGCGGGCCCACGGGCGGGAAGACAGGCCTTAGGCCAGGCTAGGGCCTCGGCGGTGGGCTTCCCGGCCTCCGACGCGTCAGGAGGCTCAGGTCCTGGCGAGACCGGACCTCGCTGGATCTGAGCGCCAGAGCCTGCCGCTTGGCGGCGGCGGCATCCTCGGTCCGGCCTTGAGCGGCGAGGACCGCGGCCAGCGCGGCGAGGGCATCGGGGTCCCGGGGGTCGAGCCGGATGCTCCTGCGCAGGCGGCTCTCGGCTTCGGCGAGCCGGCCCTCCCGGAGCAGGCAGAGCCCCATATTGGTGTGGGTCAGGGCGAGGTTCGGGTCCGCCCGCAGGGACTGGGAGAATGCCAGCTCGGCTTCCGCGAGGCGGCCCTGCCCAGCCAGGTCCGCGCCCATGTTGTTGTAGCGCTGCGCGGGGCTGTCCTTGTAGGTCAGAGCTTGCCGGAGCGTGTCGCGGGCGAAGGTCGAATCCGGATAGACCGCCAGCACCGCGCTCCAGAGGCTGATGGAATCCTTCCAGACTCGGAGCTGGCGCACGGTCAGCGCGCTGAGGACGATGAGCAGCGCCGCGGCCAAAGACAGGGCCGCGGCGCGGACCAGCGGCCGGTCCCGGCGCAGCAGCCGCTCCAGGAGCGCTCCGGCTCCGACGGCCCAGCCGAGGCACGCCAAGTAGGTCCAGCGGTCCGCGGCCGCGAGCGTGGTGTTGGTCATCCTGACCAATC
This genomic window contains:
- the prmC gene encoding peptide chain release factor N(5)-glutamine methyltransferase, whose protein sequence is MSQPGRRKGLPLPPHHRNWKGQVREWLADAVAFLQRKGVPEAEANAEFIMAAVLETSRNDVRLGSSHPLDEKQGFHFWALVKERGERIPLAYVLESQNFMGLDIALTREVLVPRPETEELVAEAQSRLRSLSRPNPVILEIGTGTGCVAIALAKSVPGAMVYATEISPAALELAQRNAAKHGVSRSIRFLHEDLFKPAGKASGWADLVVSNPPYIPSAEIDGLEPEVRNEPRLALDGGKDGLDAIRAIAADAPQRIKKDGFLLLEIGAAQGPAVRDILAKAGGREVEVRKDLQGLDRIAVARF
- the murA gene encoding UDP-N-acetylglucosamine 1-carboxyvinyltransferase, which encodes MDRFIIDGGAPLRGTIHISGSKNSALPILFATLLTDEPCVLENVPTKLRDIRLTIRVLEAIGKCVDVSGSRVFVHADKPLKTRAPYDLVKQMRASVLVAGPLLARFGWVRVPIPGGCAIGVRPIDIHIKGFEDLGARRVLEQGDLILDSPMRPGRVHFKFPSVGATENLMMAAAALDGTTVILNAAREPEIEDLGGFLTAMGARVSGAGTSAITIRGSRALRGAKHSVIPDRIETGTFMLAAAATQGSLLLAGTESAHLKALIAKMRAAGATVREGRGHIAVSMKGRPKPASIVTAPHPGFPTDLQAPWMAWMSLAQGASRIREAVFENRFMHAAELARMGARIAVSGETAAVQGVEGLSGAPIMASDLRAGAALLVAALAARGRTAVARVYHIDRGYERIEAKLRAVGARIKRVKT
- a CDS encoding bifunctional folylpolyglutamate synthase/dihydrofolate synthase → MTFREALRVLAERQENRILLGLSRVRGVLKRLGNPHKNLPCVHVAGTNGKGSTCAILESVLRAEGKRTGLYLSPHLESVRERIQVGGEMIPERDFARLLGRTLAADTKDELTYFELLTCVAFLHFQGSRVEVAVLETGLGGRLDATNVVPKPLACVISSIDFDHMQWLGRSLARIAAEKAGIIKRGVPVFCPTLPGAALSVVKRTAGALRAPLTVVDRPFLTRSVHWKMNRQVLSDGRRSFALSLLGSRQGGNAALAKAVLDRVSPVSAESWSRGLRRVRLPARFNVLTKHGKTAVVDGAHNPEAMGELARTLKGFRPGRVRWILGLMKDKDKGAVVGRMASMLTDAVATAPPGSRALPAAALADELRRQAPRASVQVEAEAAAAVRGWLCDPAAPRTAVVCGSFYLAAEALRIIGKAPGGGHA
- a CDS encoding ROK family protein, with product MPKLAFGVDVGGTFAKIAAVTPTGKILRMDEIPTDPHSGPADFVERIADLLRGWGRQGLKAEAFGFAVAGDVDHERGRLRLTPNLPGWPGYPFRDAFRRRLRLPTVMENDANAAVWGAYVTELGRRPRSMIGVTLGTGVGGGLVIDGRLLRGATGTAGEIGHTKVASPGEPCRCGSRGCLEAYAGTYGILRLARRLLRARPGRGRLLRDLCPNLKALTPKVLKAAAERGDDLAAEVWERTGIMLGLGLADAVMLVNPEVLILLGGVSRAGDRLLGPVRRVFRGRPFGTALRAVRLRCAANPDGGCVGAALLASEES